ACATTGACAACAGACACGCTGCTTTACAATTCCATAACGAAATGGTCTTATTTCAACGGGCCGACGAAGATCGTTAACAAGGATGGTACAGTGGTGGGTACCAAGGGGCAATATAATACCGAATCTACCCAGTCTTCTTTTCACAAGAGAACTACTGTTGATAACGAAACGTATACGCTTACCGCAGACTCTCTGATCGTAGACGGAAAAAGCAACGATGGCCGGGGGAAAGGAAATGTGGTCATCGTGGCAAAAAAAGATAAAACAGTGCTCAATGGTGACGAGGGATATTACTGGAAATCAAAAGGTTACTCCAAAATATATGGTCACGCTTACGTAAGGAATGTAGTTTCCGAAGACACACTATATATCAGGGCCGACACGCTGTATTCATTTGAAAATGCGAGGGATTCGACCAGAAAGCTTATTGGCGATAAAAATGTTTTTATTTACAAATCTGATTTCCAGGGCAAATGTGACTCAATCAGCTACAATACAGCCGATTCGGTGATCAGGTTTTTTCGTCAACCAATTTTATGGAGTGACCAGCATTACCAAATGGAGGCTGATTCTATCACTGCTTTCCTTGTCAACAATGAGATTAACCGGATGTTGCTAAAAGGAAAGGCATTTGTAATAACAGAGGACACCCTTGTAAGACAGTTCAACCAAGTGAAAGGCCGGATTATCAATGCTTACTTTGATAGTGGTAATAAGCTAAAACAGGTTCTGGTGGAGGGGAATGGTGAAAGTGCTTATTATGCAGTCGATGACAAGCAGAAAAATATTGGCCTAAACCGGGTGGAATGCGGAAGGATGAACCTGATTTTTAAAGAAAACCGGGTAGAGAAAATTTCTTTTGTGGGAAAACCGGACGGTAAACTGATCCCTCCCACAAAAATCAAACAGCCGGAACGTCAACTGGATGGATTTAACTGGCGAATTTCAGAAAAACCGACCCGTGAAAAGACTATTTGGGCAGAACTGTAATTTTTTAACCGTGCAAGACAAATATTCATGCAGATCGGCACGATTATTTACCTTAAAAAAATAAAGTTAGCCGGTCACACAATATATTTTGAGGATACAATTAATTCTCTATATTTTTGTAGTGTACTTTTCAGCTAAATTATTCATCAGTTAGTCAAAAGTATCAATTGAAGCTATGAAAAGATATGTACGTTATTTCTATATATTGATTGCGACAATCCTGTCTCTGGGCGGGGCAAACGCACAATCGGCTTCTGGCGGGAGCCGATTGAATATAGTTGCCAAGAAAAAGCCAGCGGCTTCCGAGCAGTTAAAGTTTACGGTCATGCCGAATGGCCTGAGCTACAAGCCACTATCTTTGCAAAATCCAAAAGCATTAAATAAATTTTATACGTCTTTTTTATTTTCTACTCCAAGTAACGCCGACAGCAACAATATGCTCGCTGCTGACGTAGTTGAGAAGAACGGCGAGAGAAAATCAACAGCAGTTGAGGCACACCTGAAAGCAGAAGAACAGCTGTATGTGAGTGATAAAATCACCGTTTCCAATATTTACCCCAATCCTGCAAGTGAATATGCCGAACTCGATTTCAGTATTTCTCCGGGAATCAGGGAAGCGAAGTTGATATTTTACAACGTGCTGGGTTCTCAGATGAACGAACTGACGCTGAACAAGAATGAAAGGAAATTACGTGTCAACACGAAGGATATGCCAACCGGGCTTTACTTCTATCAGCTATCGATTGACGGAAAGAAAGTAGCCACGAAAAAAATGCTGGTACGTCATCAGCAATAGGCTACTAATTAACACTAGATCAGCTACGCGTTCGTTATGGATGGTGTAGCTTTTTTTATTACCTTTGCAGCCAATATGCGAAAAAACAGTCTTGCAAGCTATTTCTTGCTTTTTATCTCAATTCTCTTTCTCACAACCTCGTGTAGCAAGTTCTCCAGATTACAGAAAAAAGGTACAGATCAGGAGAAGTATGATGCCGCAATGGCTTACTACAAAAAGGGCGATTTCTATAAGGCTGGCATTTTATTCGAGGAATTGATTCCTTTATTAAAAGGTAGTACTGAGTCAGAGCTTGCACAGTTTTATTACGCATATACCCAGTATCAACAGGGTCAATACAATACAAGTCAGTTTCTTTTCAAGAAATTTTACGATACTTATGCGCGCAGTGATTATGCGCAGGAAGCCTATTATATGCACGCTTTTTCGCTTTATAAAGATTCCTCTCCGTATAACCTTGACCAGACGAGTACGCATACGGCGATTTCAGCCATGCAGGATTTCATTAATTCGTATCCTGACAGCCCGTTTCGCGATGAGTGTACGAAATATATCCTGGAACTGAGATCGAAATTGGAAAGGAAAGCCTACGAACGTGCCAAACTATACCATAAGATCAGTGATTTCAACCTGATGTCGCTTAAATCGGCGGTTATCTCGATCGAAAATTTTAAGAGAGATTTTCCTGATTCACAATACAATGAAGAACTTGCTTTTCTGAAGGTAGAATCGCAATACAACCTGGCTACCTATAGTTTTATTGACAAACAAAAAGAAAGGTATCAGGATGTTGTCAAATTTTACCAGGAACTTGTCGACAAATATCCTACCGGCAAATTCAGCCGCGATGCCGAGAGAATGTTTGACAACAGTCAGAAGCAAATCGAAGTGATCGCAAAACTGGAACTTGAAAAGCAAAAACTGAAAGAGTCCAAACCTGATCCTGACAACCAACCGACGAAAGTCACAACACCTGCGATCGCAGAGCCTAAGGGCCAGTGAGCAGAAATAATACCGTTTTAAAATTTTTCAAACTATATAAGAAAATCATGGCAACTAATCCATCGATCATTACCCGGGATACTGACAAAATAGCTGACGTTACCGGCAATCTATATGAATCTGTTTCGGTTATCTCGAAGAGAGCACGCCAGATTTCAAGCAAAATGAAAGAGGAGCTTAATAATAAGCTTGCTGAGTTTGCTTCAGGAGTTGACAATCTGGAAGAAGTGTTCGAAAACAGAGAGCAGATCGAGATTTCGAAATTTTACGAGCGTATGCCAAAAGCAGGAAGTATCGCAATTGACGAATTCATCGAAGGAAAAACATACCACAGCTACCGTACAAACAGCGACGAAGAATAGTCTGTCAGAAAAATAGCAAACCAGCCTCAGTTTACATTGTGGCTGGTTTGTCATTTATATACAGAAATTTTTAAGAAAGTTGTGCTTACTTTGCCCACTTTAATAATTCAAATCAGTCAGACATAAACTCTCAAAAGTTGAACCTGAAAGACAAGAAAATTCTGATAGGAGTTACCGGCAGCATCGCTTCTTACAAGTCGGCAGTGTTGGTGAGGCTTCTGGTTAAAGCGGGCGCGTCGGTGCGGGTGGTAATGACGCAGGCAGCGACAGAATTCATCACGCCGTTAACACTGTCGGTACTTTCCAAAAATCCTGTACTCATCGCTTTTGCTACCCAGAATGGTGAATGGAACAACCATGTTGACCTTGCCCTCTGGGCTGATGTGATTGTAATAGCACCTGCGACGGCAAAAACGCTAGCGAAGTGTGCTACGGGTAATTGCGACGACCTGTTAACAGCAGTATATATGTCATCACGCTGTCCCGTTTTTTTTGCTCCTGCGATGGACCTCGACATGTTTCATCATCCGTCTACAATACACAATATCAACACGCTCATTTCATTCGGAAACTTTTTCATTGAGCCTGAATATGGGGAACTCGCCAGTGGATTGACGGGAGACGGAAGGATGGCCGAGCCGGAGACAATTTCCTCGCGGCTTGGTACACATT
This Dyadobacter sp. UC 10 DNA region includes the following protein-coding sequences:
- a CDS encoding OstA-like protein produces the protein MQTEHFVDGYFKGKRKKRNMDKKNYHAGCNSFKLSRVINIKTNKYLRAFFVVLISIYTFLSFNALAQNTSTANEDLIEILKSDQLEIINANGVDSRRVTNGVFKHKGALLYSNLAIQNITTNVIEAFGNVKIVQGDTVTVTGDTLYYYGNTRLAIVSGRKTVLKDSKRTLTTRKIEYDMASGIAYYKLPGRTVDEENVLTSKEGFYNTATKEFTYYRNVKLVNKKYTLTTDTLLYNSITKWSYFNGPTKIVNKDGTVVGTKGQYNTESTQSSFHKRTTVDNETYTLTADSLIVDGKSNDGRGKGNVVIVAKKDKTVLNGDEGYYWKSKGYSKIYGHAYVRNVVSEDTLYIRADTLYSFENARDSTRKLIGDKNVFIYKSDFQGKCDSISYNTADSVIRFFRQPILWSDQHYQMEADSITAFLVNNEINRMLLKGKAFVITEDTLVRQFNQVKGRIINAYFDSGNKLKQVLVEGNGESAYYAVDDKQKNIGLNRVECGRMNLIFKENRVEKISFVGKPDGKLIPPTKIKQPERQLDGFNWRISEKPTREKTIWAEL
- a CDS encoding DNA-directed RNA polymerase subunit omega; the protein is MATNPSIITRDTDKIADVTGNLYESVSVISKRARQISSKMKEELNNKLAEFASGVDNLEEVFENREQIEISKFYERMPKAGSIAIDEFIEGKTYHSYRTNSDEE
- a CDS encoding outer membrane protein assembly factor BamD, with protein sequence MRKNSLASYFLLFISILFLTTSCSKFSRLQKKGTDQEKYDAAMAYYKKGDFYKAGILFEELIPLLKGSTESELAQFYYAYTQYQQGQYNTSQFLFKKFYDTYARSDYAQEAYYMHAFSLYKDSSPYNLDQTSTHTAISAMQDFINSYPDSPFRDECTKYILELRSKLERKAYERAKLYHKISDFNLMSLKSAVISIENFKRDFPDSQYNEELAFLKVESQYNLATYSFIDKQKERYQDVVKFYQELVDKYPTGKFSRDAERMFDNSQKQIEVIAKLELEKQKLKESKPDPDNQPTKVTTPAIAEPKGQ
- a CDS encoding T9SS type A sorting domain-containing protein, giving the protein MKRYVRYFYILIATILSLGGANAQSASGGSRLNIVAKKKPAASEQLKFTVMPNGLSYKPLSLQNPKALNKFYTSFLFSTPSNADSNNMLAADVVEKNGERKSTAVEAHLKAEEQLYVSDKITVSNIYPNPASEYAELDFSISPGIREAKLIFYNVLGSQMNELTLNKNERKLRVNTKDMPTGLYFYQLSIDGKKVATKKMLVRHQQ